The proteins below come from a single Halobacillus salinarum genomic window:
- a CDS encoding ABC transporter permease translates to MTINQLILRNLKKNIKNYYLYVFALIFSVALYFAFVTLQYDPGTGEAQESEKNIAAVKVTSILLVAIVTVFLVYANSLFIKRRSKEIGLFQLIGMTKKRIFGILTLENLILYFGSLFVGIFVGFSFSKLIQMILFKLTGVEALASLHFSIEAFFQTILVFAAVYLIIMLVNYIYIKRHTILALFQITSSTENKVKNISVWEVIMGILGLTLIVTGYFVSSKLFEGDFVSMGSLFTVMLVILASVIIGTYFLYKGSVRFIANFIRKNKDGYLSINEVLSLSSIMFRMKSNALLLTIITTVSALAISFSSLSYISYYSAEKTAKENNPDDFSLGTKGHADEFEASLKKKGISYSINEKEVIKYAVATKGILSSVPKNLNMDPAHMTLPVVSDDQVEHIDLNADQVLFSGFSKAMSSIISFKDSGNITFEGQGEKLPRKYIGMSQTRVLSTPYKRGMPAAIVDTSTFQQLKENLNPKIQDISSSYYGINISNKKSLKEANELFQSLPFTNDPGQSSRYENAERQKENMGLTMFIVGFLGLTFLITSGCILYFKQMDESEEERPNYTILRKLGFTRNDLLRGIRGKQLFNFGIPLTIGLLHSYFAIRSGWFFFGTELWTPMVIVMVIYTILYSIFGGLSVIYCKKVIREAL, encoded by the coding sequence ATGACTATTAATCAGCTCATTCTAAGGAATTTAAAAAAGAACATAAAAAACTATTACCTGTATGTATTTGCATTAATCTTCAGCGTTGCTCTGTATTTTGCTTTTGTCACTCTGCAATATGATCCTGGTACTGGAGAAGCCCAGGAATCTGAAAAGAACATAGCCGCTGTAAAAGTCACTTCCATTCTGCTCGTGGCTATTGTAACCGTATTTCTCGTCTATGCCAACAGTCTGTTTATTAAGAGAAGAAGTAAAGAAATCGGCCTTTTTCAATTAATTGGCATGACGAAAAAACGTATTTTCGGTATCCTTACACTGGAAAATTTAATCTTATATTTTGGATCACTCTTTGTCGGAATTTTTGTCGGCTTTTCCTTCTCAAAACTCATTCAAATGATCCTTTTTAAATTGACCGGAGTAGAAGCGCTGGCCAGCCTGCATTTTTCAATAGAGGCTTTTTTCCAAACAATACTAGTGTTTGCGGCTGTTTACCTCATCATCATGCTGGTCAATTACATTTATATTAAACGCCATACAATTCTGGCTCTGTTTCAAATTACTTCAAGTACAGAAAACAAAGTAAAGAATATATCAGTCTGGGAAGTAATCATGGGAATCCTCGGATTAACTCTGATTGTCACAGGATACTTCGTCTCAAGCAAGCTGTTTGAAGGAGATTTCGTATCGATGGGTTCTCTTTTCACTGTCATGCTGGTCATATTAGCTTCTGTTATTATCGGCACGTATTTTCTTTACAAAGGCTCTGTCCGGTTTATTGCCAATTTCATTCGTAAAAACAAGGACGGGTATTTATCAATTAATGAGGTCCTTTCTTTATCCTCTATTATGTTTCGAATGAAGTCGAACGCTCTGCTGCTAACTATTATCACGACAGTTTCAGCACTGGCCATCAGTTTTTCTTCCTTAAGCTACATCTCTTACTACTCTGCTGAAAAAACAGCCAAGGAGAATAATCCGGACGACTTCTCGCTTGGAACGAAAGGTCATGCCGATGAATTTGAAGCCAGTTTAAAGAAAAAAGGAATTTCTTATTCCATAAATGAAAAAGAAGTAATAAAATACGCCGTTGCCACCAAGGGTATCCTTTCTTCTGTGCCTAAAAACCTGAACATGGACCCTGCTCATATGACTCTTCCAGTAGTAAGTGATGACCAAGTCGAGCACATTGACTTAAACGCTGACCAAGTGTTGTTTTCGGGGTTTAGCAAAGCAATGTCCAGCATCATTTCGTTTAAAGATTCAGGAAATATCACTTTTGAAGGACAAGGAGAGAAACTACCTAGAAAATATATTGGCATGTCACAAACTCGAGTACTGTCCACTCCCTATAAACGCGGAATGCCTGCAGCCATTGTTGATACTTCGACTTTTCAGCAATTAAAAGAAAACCTTAATCCTAAAATCCAAGACATAAGCTCCTCCTATTACGGTATTAATATTAGTAATAAAAAGAGTCTAAAAGAAGCAAATGAGTTGTTTCAGTCGCTGCCATTTACGAACGACCCCGGGCAAAGTTCAAGGTATGAAAACGCCGAGCGTCAGAAGGAAAACATGGGGCTTACGATGTTTATCGTTGGATTCCTAGGGTTAACCTTTTTGATCACGTCAGGCTGCATTCTTTACTTTAAACAAATGGATGAAAGCGAAGAGGAAAGACCAAACTACACGATTTTACGAAAACTTGGCTTTACGCGAAATGATCTGCTCCGAGGAATAAGAGGAAAACAACTGTTCAACTTCGGAATTCCGTTGACGATCGGGTTGCTTCACAGCTATTTCGCGATTCGTTCCGGCTGGTTTTTCTTTGGAACAGAGCTCTGGACACCTATGGTCATCGTCATGGTGATCTACACCATTTTATATTCCATTTTCGGAGGATTGTCAGTGATCTACTGTAAGAAAGTAATTAGAGAAGCTTTATAA
- a CDS encoding response regulator transcription factor, giving the protein MFKILLIEDDHSLFSEVKERLSQWSYDVHGIHNFGEVMNEYTETKPDLVIIDIQLPKFDGFHWCRLIREHSSVPIIFLSSRDHPTDMVMSMNLGADDFVQKPFHFEVLIAKIQAVLRRAYNYNNDHNELKSWLGATIDLERNRVSNDKGSIELTKNEMFILKVLIDRKSKIVTRDELMNRLWDDQRFVSDNTLTVNVNRLRKRLTEIGLENSIQTKVGQGYMAIEKESL; this is encoded by the coding sequence TTGTTTAAAATTTTATTGATTGAAGATGACCATTCCTTGTTCTCTGAAGTTAAAGAGCGTTTATCCCAATGGTCCTATGACGTTCATGGTATTCATAACTTCGGGGAAGTGATGAATGAATACACAGAAACCAAGCCTGATCTCGTCATTATCGATATTCAGCTGCCTAAATTTGACGGCTTCCATTGGTGCCGCTTGATTCGTGAACACTCCAGTGTTCCTATCATTTTCTTGTCATCGCGTGACCACCCAACTGATATGGTCATGTCTATGAACCTTGGAGCTGACGACTTTGTCCAAAAGCCGTTTCATTTTGAAGTTCTCATCGCGAAAATCCAGGCCGTCCTGCGTAGAGCTTACAACTATAACAACGATCATAATGAATTGAAATCATGGCTTGGAGCTACCATTGACCTTGAACGTAATCGTGTTTCAAATGACAAAGGAAGCATCGAATTAACTAAAAATGAAATGTTTATTCTAAAAGTGCTGATCGATCGCAAAAGTAAGATTGTTACGAGAGATGAATTGATGAACCGATTGTGGGACGACCAGCGCTTTGTTAGTGACAACACCCTCACTGTCAATGTCAATCGTTTAAGAAAGAGACTGACAGAGATTGGGTTGGAAAACTCAATTCAAACGAAAGTCGGTCAAGGATACATGGCGATCGAGAAGGAATCATTATGA
- a CDS encoding sensor histidine kinase produces the protein MIWKFLIERSSWILLFVCIQALYLLIALIDPSISFRSLLYAAFLSLLLFIFFLILRYSKETKFYKQLEERESNFDLTTIPEHSSPFESLIEESMILQIEELKQQASNNKRTMEEAKDELLSWIHEVKTPLTAMHLMIERMEDQKTKEQLTYEWLRIHLLLDRQLHQERMPVITNDLYIEKVDLQTLAAEEITPLRSWCRQKGIGFDLHLESREVLSDAKWLAFILRQLLTNAVKYSTQNDIQINSYEEDGKIHLNIRDKGRGIYPQDLPRIFEKGFTSTAQHQDNASTGMGLYLTKKIADLLLIAITVSSTPGKGTSFLLTFPKQNEFVKIRGM, from the coding sequence ATGATTTGGAAATTTCTGATCGAACGCTCCAGCTGGATCCTATTGTTTGTCTGTATTCAAGCATTGTATCTTTTGATTGCTTTAATCGATCCATCCATTTCTTTTCGCTCACTTCTTTATGCTGCTTTTTTATCGCTGCTGTTATTTATTTTCTTTTTAATTCTAAGATATTCCAAAGAGACAAAGTTTTATAAACAGCTGGAGGAGCGGGAAAGTAACTTTGATCTTACCACTATTCCTGAGCATTCCAGTCCTTTTGAGTCTCTCATTGAAGAGAGTATGATTTTACAAATCGAAGAGTTAAAGCAGCAGGCATCTAATAACAAAAGGACCATGGAAGAAGCGAAAGATGAGCTGCTCTCGTGGATCCATGAAGTGAAAACACCGCTTACCGCCATGCATTTGATGATCGAGCGGATGGAGGACCAAAAAACGAAAGAACAGCTTACTTACGAGTGGCTTCGAATCCATCTGCTGCTTGACCGCCAACTTCACCAAGAACGAATGCCAGTTATTACAAATGACCTGTACATAGAAAAGGTGGATCTCCAAACCCTGGCCGCAGAAGAAATTACTCCCCTTCGTTCGTGGTGCAGGCAGAAAGGAATTGGCTTTGACCTTCATTTAGAAAGCAGAGAAGTATTAAGTGACGCAAAGTGGCTTGCTTTTATCCTCAGGCAGCTGTTAACAAATGCCGTGAAATACAGCACCCAAAATGATATTCAAATCAACAGCTACGAGGAGGATGGAAAAATCCATCTTAACATTAGGGATAAAGGAAGAGGCATATATCCCCAAGACTTGCCTCGTATTTTTGAAAAAGGGTTCACATCCACGGCCCAACACCAGGACAATGCATCAACCGGGATGGGCCTGTATTTAACGAAAAAAATCGCCGATTTGCTTTTGATAGCTATTACCGTGAGTTCAACGCCAGGGAAAGGGACATCCTTTCTTTTAACTTTTCCGAAGCAAAATGAATTTGTAAAAATCAGGGGCATGTGA
- a CDS encoding TetR/AcrR family transcriptional regulator, which translates to MEKELNTNVQPRKLSREEKNRLKILHSARELFIEHGVAFVNMHQIAKEAGVGQATLYRRYKEKGEICVDIIHEECASFFEKVEKYLDETTDLTSLDRLYHVMECFVEFLQPRVPWLCSISRASSDHEPLQSPLYQWMRKICRELMEEAVERNELTEFDVNYTVEILLAALFNIDFHIKQEGFSTEQILNGLQRIFITGLKS; encoded by the coding sequence ATGGAAAAGGAATTAAATACGAATGTCCAGCCTCGCAAGTTAAGCCGGGAAGAAAAGAACCGTTTGAAAATCCTGCATTCTGCAAGGGAGCTTTTCATTGAGCATGGGGTAGCGTTTGTTAATATGCATCAAATTGCTAAAGAAGCAGGTGTTGGTCAGGCCACTTTATATCGTCGCTACAAGGAAAAAGGGGAAATTTGTGTGGACATTATTCACGAGGAATGTGCCTCTTTTTTTGAAAAGGTAGAGAAATATCTGGATGAGACCACAGACCTGACTTCTTTGGATCGCCTGTACCATGTTATGGAATGCTTTGTTGAGTTTTTACAGCCGAGAGTTCCGTGGTTATGTTCCATAAGCCGGGCGTCCTCTGATCATGAGCCGCTTCAATCTCCCCTTTACCAATGGATGAGAAAGATTTGCCGGGAATTAATGGAGGAAGCGGTTGAGAGGAATGAATTAACCGAATTCGATGTGAACTACACAGTAGAAATATTACTTGCAGCCTTGTTTAATATTGATTTTCACATTAAGCAGGAAGGCTTCTCTACCGAGCAAATTTTAAACGGATTACAACGGATATTTATCACTGGCTTAAAGAGTTAA
- a CDS encoding permease — translation MDYYPKAYFILGLLFTGFGGMFLIIAIIANEVPSHHSYLMITLAVLSFSMSYLYPQFKQKDERMKLIRQKAMVYSYFAMMIYLIFFLVLLQLEGVSFSGQELIHLLLSLQISTIFLSMVILAKRY, via the coding sequence ATGGATTATTATCCAAAAGCCTATTTTATTTTGGGTTTATTGTTTACTGGATTCGGGGGAATGTTTTTAATCATTGCGATCATTGCAAATGAAGTTCCTTCCCATCATTCTTACCTGATGATAACACTGGCTGTTTTATCGTTTAGTATGAGCTATCTTTATCCTCAATTTAAGCAGAAAGATGAGCGTATGAAGTTAATCAGGCAAAAAGCAATGGTATATTCTTATTTTGCTATGATGATTTATTTAATTTTCTTTCTAGTACTCTTGCAATTAGAAGGGGTATCTTTTTCTGGACAAGAGCTAATACACTTGCTCCTTTCATTACAAATATCAACCATTTTTCTCTCAATGGTAATCTTGGCTAAACGATATTAG
- the tyrS gene encoding tyrosine--tRNA ligase encodes MNVSEQLSEKQCREMERQYGVLSYGVNTIIPNMELKEKIAKSIQTGMPLKVKLGLDPTAPDVHIGHTVVLNKLKQFQQFGHTIQLIIGDFTGKIGDPTGKASARKALTDEEVRHNAKTYFEQFGKVLDMNAVELHYNSKWLSKIDFAEVLKLAGSVTVARMLERNDFHNRYEANKPIYLHEFFYPVMQGYDSYILGSDIELGGTDQEFNVLFGRQIQEQFGHEKQVVLLLPLIEGLDGVEKMSKSKNNYIGIDENPNDIFGKTMSIPDSLIIKYFELASNLSIEEVAEIKENLQKEELHPRDAKLRLAFSFVEMLYDRNTALQSKEHFLTVFQKKKMPADIPEVVWTKSKSIAIVELVKELNLLPSKSEVRKMIQNGGIRINQNKISDPHMVITIEEGMILQVGKRKFVKLTTG; translated from the coding sequence ATGAATGTTAGTGAGCAGTTAAGTGAAAAGCAGTGCAGGGAAATGGAGAGACAGTACGGTGTTCTATCCTATGGTGTAAATACGATTATTCCAAATATGGAGTTAAAAGAGAAGATTGCTAAATCTATTCAAACAGGCATGCCTCTTAAAGTGAAGCTTGGGCTTGATCCGACTGCTCCAGATGTTCACATTGGCCATACCGTGGTACTCAACAAGCTGAAGCAGTTTCAACAGTTTGGCCATACCATTCAGCTGATTATCGGGGATTTCACCGGAAAAATTGGCGATCCTACCGGGAAGGCTTCTGCAAGAAAGGCCCTTACAGACGAAGAGGTAAGACATAATGCAAAAACGTACTTTGAGCAATTTGGCAAAGTGCTTGATATGAACGCCGTTGAACTCCATTACAATTCGAAATGGTTATCGAAGATTGACTTTGCAGAAGTTCTCAAGTTAGCAGGAAGTGTTACGGTCGCTCGGATGCTTGAGCGCAATGATTTCCACAATCGCTATGAAGCGAATAAGCCGATTTACCTGCATGAATTCTTTTATCCCGTTATGCAGGGCTATGATTCGTACATACTCGGTTCAGATATTGAATTGGGTGGGACAGACCAGGAATTTAATGTTTTATTCGGACGACAGATTCAGGAGCAGTTTGGCCATGAGAAGCAAGTTGTCTTGCTTTTACCGCTGATCGAAGGGCTTGACGGAGTAGAAAAAATGTCGAAGTCAAAAAACAATTACATCGGCATCGATGAAAACCCGAATGACATCTTTGGAAAAACCATGTCCATCCCAGACTCGCTGATCATTAAATATTTCGAACTTGCCTCAAATTTAAGCATAGAAGAAGTGGCTGAAATAAAAGAAAATCTTCAAAAAGAAGAGCTTCACCCACGTGATGCTAAGCTGAGACTCGCATTTTCCTTTGTGGAAATGCTTTATGACAGAAATACTGCTCTTCAAAGCAAAGAACACTTTCTTACGGTGTTCCAAAAGAAAAAAATGCCCGCAGATATTCCTGAAGTAGTCTGGACAAAAAGCAAGAGCATCGCGATCGTTGAATTAGTAAAAGAACTAAATTTACTTCCCTCAAAAAGTGAAGTGAGGAAGATGATTCAAAACGGAGGAATCCGAATAAATCAAAACAAAATTAGTGATCCCCATATGGTGATAACCATCGAGGAAGGTATGATTTTGCAAGTTGGAAAGCGGAAATTCGTTAAATTAACAACAGGTTGA
- a CDS encoding alkaline phosphatase D family protein codes for MVLGAKMETFSQAFLDGSAYITTESLHDSMENYEVAVFNYEGDHALGFGFPQSVVSGDPTSSGMVLWTRVNPDLERGLTNKEIDPWFQKRMMKETDLANAIPQGGFVMFQISRDVDFSWIELSGFSPIWKDHDHVVKLDLDHELKPGKSYYYRFITKNGRISKTGHCKTLPKEEEDYPAARIGYISCQDYTSGYFNALSHLADENLDFFLHLGDYIYEAVGKAEYQSSLKERQLELPDGINKASSLEDYRTLYQTYRTDKDLQRLHESHAMAATWDDHEYANDAYSPGVAPDDSLKPDFNRRENADRAWIEYMPVRLAYETDTSIKLYRRFKLGKLTEVFMTDERSNRDAHPCGEKELDRYFTSGCEDIHAQDRSMLGTSQKEWLINGIINSSSKWTIWANQVQIAQMKLLGRYLNLDAWDGFAYERHQIARSVCEEGIYNFIALTGDFHSFEASYLKEEYTRESKPFGVELMVGSVTSSNLNDLVQKNLDEITDFSSPLPKNAAIEMAGQFKANLQSESIIPTRFLFKELQNLIKLENPWIELFDSTNHGYAVLELTRTNAKWSAFKVDSIEEPNAEKKLLFECDIPSGEVKINVKEKNSIFG; via the coding sequence TTGGTACTTGGCGCGAAAATGGAAACTTTTTCACAGGCATTCCTGGACGGTTCTGCCTACATTACCACGGAGTCTCTCCATGACTCTATGGAGAATTACGAAGTTGCTGTATTTAATTATGAAGGGGATCATGCTTTAGGTTTTGGATTTCCTCAATCCGTCGTGTCAGGAGATCCCACTTCAAGCGGCATGGTGCTCTGGACGAGAGTGAATCCTGACTTGGAAAGAGGCCTCACAAATAAAGAAATTGATCCGTGGTTTCAAAAGAGGATGATGAAGGAGACGGACCTCGCAAACGCCATCCCTCAAGGCGGATTTGTGATGTTTCAAATCAGCAGAGATGTTGATTTTTCATGGATCGAATTAAGCGGATTCTCCCCTATTTGGAAAGATCATGACCATGTAGTTAAGCTTGATTTAGATCACGAGCTGAAGCCTGGAAAATCTTATTATTACCGTTTTATCACTAAAAATGGACGGATAAGTAAAACGGGCCATTGTAAAACGCTTCCGAAAGAAGAAGAAGATTACCCGGCTGCAAGGATAGGGTATATCTCCTGTCAGGATTATACGAGTGGTTATTTTAATGCTTTATCTCATCTGGCGGATGAAAATCTCGACTTTTTTCTCCATCTAGGCGACTACATATATGAAGCCGTAGGGAAAGCAGAATACCAGTCTTCATTGAAGGAAAGACAGCTTGAACTTCCAGATGGTATAAATAAAGCGAGCTCACTTGAGGATTATCGAACGTTGTATCAAACCTACCGCACCGATAAGGATTTACAGCGTCTCCATGAATCTCACGCGATGGCAGCCACCTGGGATGATCATGAATATGCCAATGATGCGTACTCTCCGGGTGTTGCTCCAGACGATAGCCTTAAACCAGATTTCAATCGAAGAGAAAATGCAGACAGGGCTTGGATCGAATACATGCCGGTCAGACTGGCTTATGAAACCGATACATCTATTAAACTATATCGTAGGTTTAAGCTGGGAAAGCTGACCGAAGTATTTATGACGGATGAGCGGTCGAACAGGGATGCTCACCCTTGTGGTGAAAAGGAATTAGACCGCTATTTTACTAGTGGCTGTGAGGACATTCATGCTCAAGACCGGTCTATGCTTGGAACGTCTCAAAAGGAATGGCTGATCAATGGAATAATAAACTCCTCTAGTAAGTGGACAATATGGGCGAATCAAGTACAGATTGCGCAAATGAAGCTGCTTGGCCGTTACCTGAACCTGGATGCCTGGGACGGATTTGCTTATGAACGACATCAAATCGCCCGCAGCGTATGTGAGGAAGGTATCTATAATTTTATTGCCCTTACTGGAGACTTCCATTCGTTTGAAGCTTCTTATCTTAAGGAGGAATACACCAGGGAATCGAAGCCATTTGGTGTTGAACTGATGGTAGGATCGGTTACTTCCAGCAATTTAAATGATCTAGTACAGAAAAATCTAGATGAAATCACTGATTTTTCCAGTCCTTTGCCAAAAAATGCGGCGATTGAAATGGCTGGACAATTTAAAGCCAATCTTCAGTCAGAAAGTATTATTCCAACCAGATTTTTATTTAAAGAGCTTCAAAATCTAATTAAATTGGAAAACCCATGGATTGAGCTATTCGATAGTACAAATCACGGGTATGCCGTATTGGAGCTCACTAGGACGAATGCTAAATGGTCAGCTTTTAAAGTAGACTCCATTGAAGAGCCAAACGCTGAAAAAAAGCTGCTTTTTGAGTGTGATATTCCAAGTGGAGAAGTAAAAATCAATGTGAAAGAAAAAAACAGCATTTTTGGATAA
- a CDS encoding ABC transporter ATP-binding protein encodes MAILQASKIHKSYGNKFTKEEVLKGIDMTIEPGEFVSIMGASGSGKTTLLNVLSSIDKVSHGSIKIENEEITKQKEKQLAKFRKKHLGFIFQEYNLLDTLTVKENILLPLSIAKVSKKEANHMFETLANELAIGEIKDKYPNEISGGQKQRTSAARAFIHNPSIIFADEPTGALDSKSASDLLNKLSELNQKRAATIAMVTHDPVAASYSSRVIFIKDGMVYTQINKGTQSRQSFLKDIMKTQGVLGGVNYDY; translated from the coding sequence ATGGCAATTTTACAAGCTAGTAAAATTCATAAAAGCTACGGAAACAAATTTACAAAAGAAGAAGTATTGAAAGGAATTGACATGACTATTGAGCCTGGAGAGTTTGTTAGTATTATGGGAGCTTCCGGATCAGGAAAAACGACGCTCTTAAATGTACTCTCCTCGATAGACAAAGTCAGCCATGGCAGCATAAAAATTGAAAACGAAGAAATTACAAAACAAAAAGAAAAGCAGCTTGCGAAGTTCAGGAAAAAGCACTTAGGCTTTATTTTTCAGGAGTATAACTTACTCGATACGTTAACGGTGAAAGAAAATATTCTCCTCCCTCTTTCCATTGCCAAGGTTTCAAAAAAAGAGGCCAATCATATGTTTGAAACGCTGGCAAACGAGCTGGCTATCGGAGAAATTAAAGACAAGTACCCTAATGAAATTTCCGGAGGACAAAAACAAAGAACTTCTGCAGCAAGAGCTTTTATTCACAATCCCAGTATTATCTTTGCGGACGAACCTACTGGCGCTCTTGATTCAAAATCCGCCTCTGATTTGTTAAATAAGCTTAGCGAACTGAACCAAAAGCGTGCTGCGACCATCGCAATGGTCACCCATGACCCCGTTGCTGCCAGCTACAGCAGCCGCGTGATTTTTATTAAAGATGGAATGGTTTATACCCAGATCAATAAAGGAACCCAATCACGCCAGTCGTTTTTAAAAGACATCATGAAAACCCAGGGCGTGCTAGGCGGCGTGAACTATGACTATTAA
- a CDS encoding AAA family ATPase, protein MELTTETQFIKSLDFKKEEIRSYQSFPLNLPVVRNFSKLIFHPNVTYIVGENGMGKSTLLEGIAVQLGFNPEGGTLNFNFSNYDSHSNLDQYMRIVKGAYRPKDHFFLRAETFYNLATNIEELDKDPVSGPKIVESFGGKSLHKQSHGESFFAAFNHRFQGNGLYILDEPEAALSPIRQLSMVSRMHELVQQGSQFIISTHSPLLMAYPKAKIIELGDTGMKEVNLEDTGHFSTMK, encoded by the coding sequence GTGGAGTTAACTACGGAAACCCAGTTCATCAAAAGTCTTGACTTTAAGAAAGAAGAGATTCGATCCTATCAATCTTTTCCGTTAAACCTGCCAGTCGTGCGGAATTTTTCCAAACTGATTTTCCACCCTAATGTTACGTATATTGTGGGGGAAAATGGAATGGGGAAATCTACGTTACTTGAAGGGATCGCAGTCCAACTCGGCTTTAATCCAGAAGGAGGAACGCTCAACTTTAACTTTTCCAATTATGATTCCCATTCTAATCTCGATCAATATATGAGAATTGTTAAGGGAGCTTACCGTCCAAAGGATCATTTCTTCTTACGTGCTGAAACCTTTTACAATCTGGCAACGAACATAGAAGAATTAGATAAAGATCCTGTTTCAGGACCGAAAATAGTGGAGTCGTTTGGAGGGAAATCCCTTCATAAACAGTCTCATGGGGAATCTTTTTTTGCTGCGTTTAATCACCGTTTTCAAGGGAATGGTCTTTATATTCTCGATGAACCTGAAGCGGCGTTATCTCCTATTAGACAGTTGTCCATGGTAAGCAGGATGCATGAACTTGTACAGCAAGGATCGCAATTCATCATTTCTACCCATTCGCCGTTATTAATGGCTTACCCAAAGGCTAAAATTATAGAATTAGGTGATACAGGGATGAAAGAAGTTAACCTTGAAGACACCGGGCATTTCTCAACTATGAAATAA